CGTGCTCTACCGACTGAGCTAATGCACTTAATATGTAACTATGAATCTCTTTTGACGACGTTTTTAATAATATCATACTATCAACAAAACTTGCAATAACTTTTTTAAAAAAATAATAGTTACTTAAAATGTCTCGCATAATTCTGTCTAAACCGCTAAAAAACAAAGCCCCCCAATTGGAGGGCTTCACAAAAATTAATTACTTCGCATACACACTACGTACCACATTCGTCTGAGAGCGATCTGGCCCTACAGAGAAGATGGACAATGGAATGCCTGTAAGCTGAGATACGCGCTCAATGTAGTGACGAGCGTTTTCTGGAAGCTCACTTAAGCTTTTAACGCCAGTGATGTCTTCTGTCCAGCCTGGCATTTCTTCATATACCGGCTCACACTCAGCAAGTACTTTTAAGCTTGCTGGGAATGCTTCCATCACTTCGCCTTTGTATTTGTAAGCTACGCAAATTTTCAACGTTTCAATACCTGTTAATACGTCGATGGAGTTCAAAGAAAGGTCTGTCATTCCACTTACGCGGCGAGCGTGACGTACAACTACACTGTCAAACCAACCTACACGGCGAGGGCGTCCAGTTGTTGTACCATACTCTCTTCCCACTTCACGGATTTGGTGACCAATTTCGTTGTCTAATTCTGTTGGGAAAGGACCGTCGCCAACACGAGTCGTGTAAGCTTTCGCAACACCTACAACGTGGTCTATTTTAGAAGGACCTACTCCAGAACCGATTGTCACTCCACCAGCCACTGGGTTGGAAGATGTTACGAATGGATATGTTCCTTGGTCGATATCAAGCATAACCCCTTGAGCGCCTTCAAAAAGAACGCGTCGGCCATCATCAAGCGCATCGTTTAGCACAACGGAAGTATCTGTTACGTACTTTGCAAATTGTTGTCCGTACTCATAGTACTCATCCAGAATATCTTCTAACTTGAATCCTTCTGTTTCGTACATTCTTTCAAGCAAACGATTTTTCTCCGCTAAGTTGTGTGCAAGCTTCGCCTCGAAAAGTTCACGGTCAAGCAAGTCCGCAATACGGATACCAACACGAGCAGCTTTGTCCATGTAAGCCGGTCCGATTCCTTTTTTCGTCGTACCGATCTTGTTTGCACCTTTGCGCTCTTCTTCCACTTCATCAAGCTTCAAGTGGTACGGAAGAATAACATGTGCTCTATCAGAAATACGTAAGTTATCAGTGCTTACTCCACGGTCATGTAAATATTTTAATTCTTTTATTAATGCTTTAGGATCTACAACCATTCCGTTACCGATAACACAAGTTTTGTCGTTATAAAAGATTCCAGAAGGTATTAAGTGTAATTTATATGTTTCACCGTTAAATTTAATTGTGTGTCCTGCGTTATTACCGCCTTGGTAACGTGCAATAAGCTCTGCATTCTCAGAAAGAAAATCGGTAATTTTTCCTTTTCCTTCGTCTCCCCATTGTGTTCCTACTACGACTACTGATGCCATAGAGCGTACACCTCCACTAAATATGTAACTTTTTAAATACATTTTTCAACAAAAGTAAGTTTATCAGCTGCAAACTAGAAAGTCAACCAAAACACGAACGTTACATAAATTTAATATTGAATTTGTTCGTAAATAAGATGGATTACTTTAAATTATGCTCGAGAAAGTTTAAAAAGGCACCTACATGACGTAGATGCCTTTTATTATGCCCCTGGAGGGACGGATTCATCATCAAATCGCCGCTCCAAATTAACAAATTTATTATATTCTTTTACGAAAGCCAAGGAAACTGTACCAACAGGACCGTTACGCTGTTTGGCCAGGATGATCTCGATGATGTTTTTGTTCTCACTTTCTTTGTCGTAATAGTCATCACGATATAAGAAACCAACAATATCGGCATCCTGCTCAATACTTCCGGATTCACGGATATCAGACATCATGGGACGCTTGTCTTGACGCTGCTCCACTCCACGGGACAGCTGAGACAAGGCAATAACAGGAACTTCTAATTCCCTTGCCAACGCTTTTAAGGAACGGGAAATCTCAGAAACTTCCTGCTGACGGTTCTCACCGCCGCCGCGTCCACTACCTTGAATTAATTGCAGGTAGTCAATCAGAATCATTCCAAGGCCGCTCTCCTGTCTTAGGCGACGGCATTTGGAACGAATCTCGCTGACACGGATACCAGGCGTATCATCAATGTAGATACCCGCATTGGACAAGCTACCCATTGCCATCGTCAACTTGCTCCAATCCTCAGCGGTCAATTGGCCTGTCCTAAGGTTTTGCGCATTGATATTTCCTTCTGCACAAAGCATCCTCATAACCAGTTGCTCCGCACCCATCTCGAGACTGAAGATCGCGACATTTTCACGAGCCTTTGTAGCGACGTTTTGCGCGATATTCAAGGCAAATGCCGTTTTACCAACAGAAGGACGCGCAGCGATGATAATCAAATCGTTTCGCTGGAAACCTGCCGTCATTTTGTCCAATTCGGTAAAGCCTGTCTCAATCCCCGTCACTTCGCCTTTACGGTTATGAAGGGTTTCGATATTATCATACGTTTTAACTAGGACATCCTTGATGTTTTGGAAGACACCAGAGTTTTTTCTTTGAGAAACCTCTAAGATTTGTTTTTCCGCTTCGTTCAATAATCCCGCTACTTCATCTTCCCTGCTGTAGCCTTCTTGGGCGATGTTGGTTGCGGTACGAATCAGACGGCGGAGAATAGACTTTTCTTCTACTATCTTAGCGTAATACTCAATATTGGCTGCAGTTGGCACCGAACCTGCTATATCACTCAGGTACGATACCCCTCCAACTTCTTCTAAAAGCTTCAAGTTTGCAAGCTCGGATGTGACTGTGACCAGATCGACCGGTTCGCCCCGGTCGGAAAGATTCAGCATGCAGTCATATATCTTTTGATGGGCAGCGCGGTAAAAGTCATCTGGCATGACAAGCTCTGATGCCAATGTCAGTGCGGACGGTTCTAAGAAAATAGCCCCGATGACCGCCTGTTCCGCTTCTATATTTTGCGGTGGTATTCGATCTTCAAAAATATCACTCATCCCTGTTCCTCCTCCCAGAAAGCGAATCCTCTCTAAGCTCTCATAAAGAAAACTCGGCAATTGCCGAGCACTTTTCTTACTTTTGTTCTGTTACATGCACCTTCAAGGTTGCTGTAACTTCTGTATGCAGCTTTACAGGTACATTTGTATAGCCTAAAGCGCGGATGGCATCATTTAGCTCCATTTTGCGCTTATCGATCTTTATTTTATGCTTCTTTTGAAGCTCTTCTGCGATTTGCTTTGTGGTGATGCTACCGAATAAACGACCGCCTTCACCTGCTTTAGTTTGGAATTCAAGCGTAAGCTTTTCCAACGTCTCTTTTAATTTCTTTGCGTTTTCAACCTCTTGTTCCGCTTCTTTGGCCTCTTTGTTCTTTTGAGCTTCCAATGATTTAAGGTTACCATTTGAAGCCTCCATCGCCAACCCTTGTTTTAGTAGAAAATTATGGGCATAACCATCGGCCACGTTTTTCACTTCGCCTTTTTTGCCTTTACCTTTAACATCTTTTAAAAATATTACCCTCATTCCTTGGAACCTCCTTCTAAGTACTCTGTTATTGCTTGTTTCAATTGTTCTTCTGCTTCATCAATGGTCGTATTCATCTGTGTGGCTGCATTTGTCAGATGCCCGCCGCCGCCAAGGTTCTCCATGACAACCTGTACGTTGACATCCCCGAGCGATCTTGCACTGATGCTTACCTGCTCGCCGTTTCTGTGCGCGATGACAAAAGAAGTATTGATGTCGCTCATCGCAAGCAGCGTGTCTGCAGCCTGGGCGATCATCACCTGATCAAAGGACTCTTCAGGTACACCTTTGGCAATAACAATGCCTTCTTGGAACAGATAGGCACTTTCTATCAACTTGGCGCGTTTCACAAAGCGGTCAAGATTTTCTTTTAATAGCTTTTGCACAAGAATGGTGTCTGCCCCTTGCGAGCGCAAGTAGGATGCTGCATCAAATGTACGGGAACCGGTACGGACCGTGAAGCTTTTCGTATCTACTATTATACCAGCTAACAGGGCGGTCGCTTCAAGCATTGTGATTTTGATGCGCTTTGGCTGGTATTGCAAGAGCTCTGTAACAAGCTCCGCAGTGGAGGAAGCATATGGCTCCATATATACAAGCAACGGATCCTCTATAAAGTCCTCTCCACGTCTGTGGTGATCAATCACCACCACATTATCAATTTTACTTAGCAGCTTTTCCTCAATCACGAGGGATGGCTTATGGGTATCGACCACTACCAGCAACGTATCGCCTGTCGCTATCTCAAAGGCATCTTCCGGTGAGATGAACTTTTCCCAAAGCTCACTATGACCTTTCAATTCCTCCAACAGACGGTGAATGCCGGCATCAATTTCCTGATTGTTTAAAACAATATACGCATTTTTATGATTGAGCTCCGCTACTTTGGCAATCCCGATGGCCGCTCCAAGCGCGTCCATGTCCGGGTAGCGATGACCCATGATAATCACTTTGTCACTTTCGTGGATCAGTTCCTTCAATGCATGGGAAATAACGCGTGCACGTACACGTGTCCGTTTCTCCATCGGATTTGTTTTGCCTCCATAGAAGCGTACCTTTCCATTAGTCTGCTTGATGGCAACCTGGTCGCCACCACGGCCCAAGGCAAGGTCCAGACTTGATTGGGCAAGGTGTCCCAACTCAGGAAGCGAAGGGACTCCTGTACCAATGCCAACACTTAATGTAAGAGGCATGCTTTGTTTGGATGTTTGTTCCCGAACCTCATCCAATATGGAAAACTTGTTCTTCTCCAATTGCACAAGGATATGTTCATTTAATACGACAATAAAACGTTCCATTGACGTTCTTTTCAAGAATACGCCGTTCTCCATAGACCATTTATTAATAATGGAGGTCACCTGGCTGTTGATCGCGCTTTTCGTTTGATCATCCATTCCCTGTGTCACTTCATCATAATTGTCTAAGAAAATGATACCAAGAACCGTTCGCTCGTCTTCATATAATTTTTCAATATGCGTCTGTTCGGTAATGTCAAAAAAGTAGATAAGACGTTCAGCTTTCTTGATGACCACTTTATATTTCCTATCATGCAAGGGAATCGTTTCCGTTTCGATATCCTGCTTTAAAAGAGGAATCAAATTTTCTCCAACATCATATAACGACCTGCCAACAAGCGTTTCTTCATGAAAACAGGAAGCGAGAAACGGATTCGTCCATTCGATTTGATAATCGTCGTTATAAAGCATAATACCAATAGGCATTTCCATTAACGCTTCTTCCCCAACCTTTTTTAACCGGTAGGAAAGGGTGGAAATGTACGTTTCCATTTCTTTTTTAGCCTTTTGTTCCACTTTGATGTAAAGATATACAACCAAGCCTAGGAGCAGAAAGCTGACAATCCCTATTTGCCATTGGAAAAACACAATTATCCCAAGTTGAATCAGTGCGATGACAAACAATAAATAGACGGGATAACGCAAATTCAGTTTTTCGAAATAATTAGGCATGTATGTTCAGCTCCTAATTAATAGTTTAGCTCATTATTTTCCTTGATTCTTTCCCTGTATCCTATCTCTAAGTTGAAAACCGATATCTATTATTCCTATCATTCTTATTATATAGACCAAAGGAGTGATTAGGAAGGATAAAATGACCAGTGTAATCGGAATGGCTTTGGAGATCTTTTTTATATAACAGAAGTAGAAAATAAATGAGAACCCTTGCACCGTCATTAATAGCATTAAAATGAAGGAAAGGTTTAGGACTACCATAAATAAAGTTGTCCCTTCTTCTGGTGCCATAATCGATAAAATTAGGACAATTAAGTAATACCACAACAAGCTCTTTGGAAGCATCAATTCCCTGAATGGAGGGAAAGGACTAACCTTCACTTTTAACCTTTTAATAATAAAAAAGGTGATGAGTTGCGAGAAATAGGCATGTACAAAAGAGGTTAATACCAACATGGTAGGTAGTAGATAACTTGTATAACCCAGGGACTCCTCTAATACCGCCACCGCTTCTTTTGCATTTTCTTGACCGAGCGAGGTAGCTATTGCTTCTGATGCCTGTATAGACTCCCTTATCATCTCTTGCATGACTTCTATAAAATCAATATTAAAAAGGACGATTGCCACCACATACGCAAGGATATAATTGAGCAGGAATACCCCTGTAGCAGCGCCCAAAATGGCATAACGGTTACCATTCTTTTGGATAAGATGTCCCATGACAACACCGGCAGTACTAGCTGGTATGCTCAGGGCAAGAGCAACCGGTGACCCAATCAGTACACTAAGCACACCGGCAACTACTATGAGCCATATCCCTGATTTCCACCCGTTTCTTGCTGTATAGACGACAAACGGGACAACAAGGGCGAGAAAGGTGATGAGCCCTATAAAAGGGACGAAAAGTGTCATGAGAAGGAGCAGGATATAGATACCGAGCAGTGCTGCTCCTTCTGTTATATGTTTTGTTTCCTTCATCAGTATAAACCTCCAAGAACGCTTAGTTACACAATATGTATAGTTTATCCTTAAGATTCTATTACAATCAAATGTTATGTAGATGATAGCATAAACTCCCTGTGTCCTCCGTTCCAGGTGTTCGCTTTCCGCGGGACGGTGTTTGAGCCTCCTCACAACGCTTCAGGGGTCTCAAGCTACCGTTTCCCCCCGCAGGAGTCTCTCACCTTGCGCTTCAGGCAACAGGGTGGAACCTTATAACATTTTTAAACGACTAGCAAAAAGGAAGGCAGCAAGATATTCTCTCACTGCCTTCCTTTTTATTTATTCGGCTGTATTACTCACCAGAAACGTATGGTAGTAATGCCATTTGACGAGCGCGTTTGATCGCGATCGTTAATTTACGTTGGTATTTAGCGCTAGTTCCTGTTACACGACGAGGTAAAATTTTACCACGCTCAGAAACGAACTTTTTTAGTACATCAGTATCTTTGTAATCGATATGAGTGATACCGTTAGCTGTGAAATAACAAACCTTACGACGTTTGTTACGTCCACCTCTGCGTCCTCCTGCCATTTTATTCACCTCTTCTTTTTTAGATTTTTCGGCTTATGCAGCCATTTTTATAAAACGATTCCTTCTAGAATTAGAACGGCAAATCGTCATCGGATATATCAATTGGTTGGCCATCGTTCTTAAATGGGTCGTCATCAACACGAGTATAACCTTGGTTGTTGTTATTGCTACGCTGTTGGTTCTGATCATACCCAAAGTTAGGTGATGAACCATAGCCTTGATTTTGATTTGGATTAGGACGGGATGCATTTCCATTTCCTGAACCGCCGGATCCCTTAGGTTCTAAGAATTGAACACCTTCTGCCACTACTTCCGTTACGTACACACGTTTTCCATCTTGGCCTTCATAATTACGTGTCTGCAACCTGCCATCCACTCCAGCCAAGCTTCCTTTTTTCAGAAAGTTTGCTGCGTTTTCAGCTTGTTTTCTCCAGACAACACAGTTGATGAAGTCAGCTTCGCGTTCGCCTTGCTGATTCTGGAACGTACGATTGACTGCCAATGTAAATGTAGCAACCGCCACTCCACTTGGGGTATAGCGCAATTCAGGGTCTTTCGTTAAGCGACCTACCAATACTACGCGATTTAACATCAGAACCACTCCTCCTTGAGACGACGTCCATAAAGAGGACAACTATTATTTAACTTCTTTTTTAACAACAATATGACGGATGATGTCTTCGCTGATTTTAGCAAGACGATCAAACTCTTGAACTGCAGCTGGCTCAGCAGCTACGTTTACTAGCATATAGTAGCCGTCACGAAAATCATTGATTTCGTATGCTAAGCGGCGTTTTCCCCACTCTTTGGATTCAGTAAGATCTGCACCGTTGTCAGTTAGGATCGTATTGAAACGTTCTGTAAGAGCTTTTTTAGCGTCTTCCTCAATGTTTGGACGGATGATATACATGATTTCGTACTTGTTCATCACAGTCACCTCCTTTTGGTCTAAGCGGCCCTTAGTGGGCAAGGAGCAATCAATTATAAATAATCATTACTCACAAATTAAGATTATACCAGAGGGGTGGATTTTTTGCAACATGTCCTAGTTGTTTCGTTATACAGTTGATCTTCGTTGCAGGCGCTTCGCTTTTCGCGGGCGGTCCGGAAGCCTCCTCACTTCGTTGCGGGGTCTTCCCTGTCCCTTCTTCCCGCAGAAGTCTGCGCGCCTTCCACTACGATCAACTTGGTTACTGCATTATTCATAAAATAAAAAAGAGAGGAAAATCCCCCTCTCTTTTAATAAATATTATACGTTAAAGCGGAAGTGGATAACGTCTCCGTCTTTTACGATGTATTCTTTTCCTTCTAGTCGGACTTTCCCTGCTTCTTTGGCAGCTGTGTGAGAGCCTGCTGTAAGTAAGTCTTCATAGGATACCGTTTCTGCACGGATGAACCCGCGCTCAAAGTCGGTATGGATGACTCCCGCACATTGTGGAGCTTTCATGCCTGTACGGAATGTCCATGCACGAACTTCTTGTACACCTGCAGTAAAGTAAGTAGCAAGACCAAGTAGATTATACGCAGCACGGATCAGTTGATCTAGACCAGATTCTTTAATGCCAAGCTCCTCAAGGAACATTGCTTTTTCGTCTGCATCTAATTCTACTATTTCAGACTCGATTTTCGCACAAACTGTGATAACTTCGGCATTGTCTTTTGCAGCAAATTCACGTACTTGCTTCACATATTCGTTGTCGGAAGTGTCTGCTACATCGTCTTCGCCAACATTTGCTACATAAAGGACTGGCTTGCTTGTTAATAGGTGCATGCCTTTTAAGTATTTCACTTGCTCGTCCGTTACTTCCACTGTACGCGCGGGAAGCTCATTTTCAAGCGCTTCTTTTACTAGTACAAGCACTTCATGCTCATATACCGCTTCTTTATCTTTTTGCTTCGCTAATTTGGCAACACGCTCAAGACGCTTATCTACTGATTCTAAATCAGCTAAAATAAGTTCCAGGTTGATGGTTTCGATATCTTCAATCGGGTTCACTCCACCAGAAACGTGAGTGATATTATCGTCAGCAAAGCAACGAACCACGTGGCAGATCGCATCAACTTGACGGATGTGAGATAAGAACTTGTTTCCAAGCCCTTCTCCTTTGCTGGCACCTTTTACAATCCCGGCAATGTCGGTAAATTCAAAGTGTGTTGGTACTGTTTTCTTCGGATTTACAAGTTCTGTTAATTTTTGAAGACGCTCATCTGGAACATCTACGATACCTACGTTCGGATCTATGGTACAGAACGGGTAGTTGGCAGATTCCGCCCCCGCTTGTGTGATTGCATTAAAAAGCGTTGATTTCCCTACGTTTGGAAGACCAACGATACCTGCTGTTAAAGCCATTTTATCCACTCCTAACTTCCGTTAACACATATTTAAACCTCCCACAATTATAGATAGAATGGGAGGAAAAGACAAGTTTATTTGAATTCCAGTCACTTTGACAACCGCTGTTGATTTACGCTAAGACCAGCTTTTATTCTTCACTTCTAACCAAAATCTTCTTAATT
This window of the Sutcliffiella horikoshii genome carries:
- a CDS encoding adenylosuccinate synthase translates to MASVVVVGTQWGDEGKGKITDFLSENAELIARYQGGNNAGHTIKFNGETYKLHLIPSGIFYNDKTCVIGNGMVVDPKALIKELKYLHDRGVSTDNLRISDRAHVILPYHLKLDEVEEERKGANKIGTTKKGIGPAYMDKAARVGIRIADLLDRELFEAKLAHNLAEKNRLLERMYETEGFKLEDILDEYYEYGQQFAKYVTDTSVVLNDALDDGRRVLFEGAQGVMLDIDQGTYPFVTSSNPVAGGVTIGSGVGPSKIDHVVGVAKAYTTRVGDGPFPTELDNEIGHQIREVGREYGTTTGRPRRVGWFDSVVVRHARRVSGMTDLSLNSIDVLTGIETLKICVAYKYKGEVMEAFPASLKVLAECEPVYEEMPGWTEDITGVKSLSELPENARHYIERVSQLTGIPLSIFSVGPDRSQTNVVRSVYAK
- the dnaB gene encoding replicative DNA helicase — its product is MSDIFEDRIPPQNIEAEQAVIGAIFLEPSALTLASELVMPDDFYRAAHQKIYDCMLNLSDRGEPVDLVTVTSELANLKLLEEVGGVSYLSDIAGSVPTAANIEYYAKIVEEKSILRRLIRTATNIAQEGYSREDEVAGLLNEAEKQILEVSQRKNSGVFQNIKDVLVKTYDNIETLHNRKGEVTGIETGFTELDKMTAGFQRNDLIIIAARPSVGKTAFALNIAQNVATKARENVAIFSLEMGAEQLVMRMLCAEGNINAQNLRTGQLTAEDWSKLTMAMGSLSNAGIYIDDTPGIRVSEIRSKCRRLRQESGLGMILIDYLQLIQGSGRGGGENRQQEVSEISRSLKALARELEVPVIALSQLSRGVEQRQDKRPMMSDIRESGSIEQDADIVGFLYRDDYYDKESENKNIIEIILAKQRNGPVGTVSLAFVKEYNKFVNLERRFDDESVPPGA
- the rplI gene encoding 50S ribosomal protein L9, which encodes MRVIFLKDVKGKGKKGEVKNVADGYAHNFLLKQGLAMEASNGNLKSLEAQKNKEAKEAEQEVENAKKLKETLEKLTLEFQTKAGEGGRLFGSITTKQIAEELQKKHKIKIDKRKMELNDAIRALGYTNVPVKLHTEVTATLKVHVTEQK
- a CDS encoding DHH family phosphoesterase, with protein sequence MPNYFEKLNLRYPVYLLFVIALIQLGIIVFFQWQIGIVSFLLLGLVVYLYIKVEQKAKKEMETYISTLSYRLKKVGEEALMEMPIGIMLYNDDYQIEWTNPFLASCFHEETLVGRSLYDVGENLIPLLKQDIETETIPLHDRKYKVVIKKAERLIYFFDITEQTHIEKLYEDERTVLGIIFLDNYDEVTQGMDDQTKSAINSQVTSIINKWSMENGVFLKRTSMERFIVVLNEHILVQLEKNKFSILDEVREQTSKQSMPLTLSVGIGTGVPSLPELGHLAQSSLDLALGRGGDQVAIKQTNGKVRFYGGKTNPMEKRTRVRARVISHALKELIHESDKVIIMGHRYPDMDALGAAIGIAKVAELNHKNAYIVLNNQEIDAGIHRLLEELKGHSELWEKFISPEDAFEIATGDTLLVVVDTHKPSLVIEEKLLSKIDNVVVIDHHRRGEDFIEDPLLVYMEPYASSTAELVTELLQYQPKRIKITMLEATALLAGIIVDTKSFTVRTGSRTFDAASYLRSQGADTILVQKLLKENLDRFVKRAKLIESAYLFQEGIVIAKGVPEESFDQVMIAQAADTLLAMSDINTSFVIAHRNGEQVSISARSLGDVNVQVVMENLGGGGHLTNAATQMNTTIDEAEEQLKQAITEYLEGGSKE
- a CDS encoding YybS family protein, whose product is MKETKHITEGAALLGIYILLLLMTLFVPFIGLITFLALVVPFVVYTARNGWKSGIWLIVVAGVLSVLIGSPVALALSIPASTAGVVMGHLIQKNGNRYAILGAATGVFLLNYILAYVVAIVLFNIDFIEVMQEMIRESIQASEAIATSLGQENAKEAVAVLEESLGYTSYLLPTMLVLTSFVHAYFSQLITFFIIKRLKVKVSPFPPFRELMLPKSLLWYYLIVLILSIMAPEEGTTLFMVVLNLSFILMLLMTVQGFSFIFYFCYIKKISKAIPITLVILSFLITPLVYIIRMIGIIDIGFQLRDRIQGKNQGK
- the rpsR gene encoding 30S ribosomal protein S18, with translation MAGGRRGGRNKRRKVCYFTANGITHIDYKDTDVLKKFVSERGKILPRRVTGTSAKYQRKLTIAIKRARQMALLPYVSGE
- the ssb gene encoding single-stranded DNA-binding protein, whose amino-acid sequence is MLNRVVLVGRLTKDPELRYTPSGVAVATFTLAVNRTFQNQQGEREADFINCVVWRKQAENAANFLKKGSLAGVDGRLQTRNYEGQDGKRVYVTEVVAEGVQFLEPKGSGGSGNGNASRPNPNQNQGYGSSPNFGYDQNQQRSNNNNQGYTRVDDDPFKNDGQPIDISDDDLPF
- the rpsF gene encoding 30S ribosomal protein S6 is translated as MNKYEIMYIIRPNIEEDAKKALTERFNTILTDNGADLTESKEWGKRRLAYEINDFRDGYYMLVNVAAEPAAVQEFDRLAKISEDIIRHIVVKKEVK
- the ychF gene encoding redox-regulated ATPase YchF; translation: MALTAGIVGLPNVGKSTLFNAITQAGAESANYPFCTIDPNVGIVDVPDERLQKLTELVNPKKTVPTHFEFTDIAGIVKGASKGEGLGNKFLSHIRQVDAICHVVRCFADDNITHVSGGVNPIEDIETINLELILADLESVDKRLERVAKLAKQKDKEAVYEHEVLVLVKEALENELPARTVEVTDEQVKYLKGMHLLTSKPVLYVANVGEDDVADTSDNEYVKQVREFAAKDNAEVITVCAKIESEIVELDADEKAMFLEELGIKESGLDQLIRAAYNLLGLATYFTAGVQEVRAWTFRTGMKAPQCAGVIHTDFERGFIRAETVSYEDLLTAGSHTAAKEAGKVRLEGKEYIVKDGDVIHFRFNV